DNA from Bradyrhizobium diazoefficiens USDA 110:
ACGCCTTGCGGGTCTGGATCACCTTCGGCGTCAGATCCTCCCACACCATCTCGACGATGCGACGGCCACATTCACTGGCCATGCGGATGTGGTTGGCGTCCGCCGCCGGAATCGAGGAGGCGCCCGGCAGCGTCATGCCGATGGCCTCGGCGATCGCGGTCATGGTCGACGCCGTGCCCATGGTCATGCAGGTGCCGTAGCTGCGGGCGATGCCGGCCTCGATGTCGAGCCAGTCCTTGTCGGAGATCTTTCCGGCGCGGCGCTCGTCCCAGTATTTCCAGCCGTCCGAGCCGGAGCCCAGCGTCTTGCCCTTCCAGTTGCCGCGCAGCATGGGACCTGCCGGCAGATAGATCGCCGGGATGTTCATCGAGGTCGCGCCCAGCAGCAGCGCGGGCGTGGTCTTATCGCAGCCGCCCATCAGCACCACGCCGTCGACGGGATGGCTGCGCAGCAGCTCCTCGGCGTCCATCGCCAGCAGATTGCGATAGAGCATCGTGGTCGGCTTGAGCAGCGATTCCGATAGCGACAGCGCCGGCAGCTCGAGCGGCAGGCCGCCGGCCATCAGGATGCCGCGCTTGACGTCGTCGACGCGCGACTTGAAGTGCATGTGACAGGGCTGCGCGTCCGACCAGGTGTTGAGGATCGCGATGATCGGACGGTCCTTCCACTCCTCGGGGGCGTAGCCCATCTGCATGGTGCGGGAGCGGTGGCCGAACGAGCGGAGATCGTCGGGCGCGAACCAGCGCGCGCTGCGGAGCTGGTCGGGTGTTTTCTTCTTCTTGGTCATGATTGAGTGCCCCATTTCTGGACCGTGTTCCGCTCGATGGCGCGGAAGATCAGGTTCTCGACAAAGAGCCCGATGATAATCACCGTCAAGAGGCCTGCGAAGACGGCGGGTATGTCGAGGAGGTTGCGGTTCTCGAAGATGAACCAGCCGAGCCCGCCTTGGCCCGAGGACACGCCGAACACCAGCTCGGCCGCGATCAGCGTGCGCCAGGCGAAGGCCCAGCCGATCTTGAGGCCGGTGAGGATCGAGCCGAAGGCGGCGGGGATCAGGATTTTCGCCACATAAGGCAGCCCGCGCAGGCCGTAATTGCGCCCGACCATGCGCAGCGTGTTGGACACACTCTTGAAACCGGAATGGGTGTTGAGCGCGACCGGCCACAGCACCGAATGGATCAGCACGAAAACGAGGCTGCCGTTGCCGAGTCCGAACCAGATCAGCGCCAGCGGTAACAGCGCGATCGCCGGCAGCGGATTGAACATCGCCGTGACGGTCTCGAGGAAATCGGTGCCGATGCGGGTCGAGATCGCAAGCACGGTGAAGATCGCGGCGAGCACGATGCCGGCCGAATAGCCCATGAACAGGACCTTCAGCGAGGCCCAAGCCCGCATTGGAATCGTGCCGTCCTTCACGCGCTCATACATCGTGACGATGGTGTCGTGCAGCGTCGGAAACAGCAGCGGATTGTCGAGGGCGACGCCGTAGGCCTCCCAGATCGCCGCCAGGAACAGGATGATAACGGTCTTGCGGACAAAACCGTCGTTCCACAACAGCTCGGTCACGCTCAGCTTGCGCTCGACCTCGGCAGCGCCGCTGGCAGCAGCGACCGGCGCGTCACGCAGCAATATTCTCGCTTCGCCCATGTCGAGGCTCCCTCAATGCGCGGTGGCTTCGGCGGCGAACAGGAGATCGTGGATCTCCTTCTCCAGCCGGCCGGCGCTGCCGTCCGCACTCGAGACCTTGTCGACATCGACCACCTCGGCCTTGACGCGG
Protein-coding regions in this window:
- a CDS encoding ABC transporter permease, producing MGEARILLRDAPVAAASGAAEVERKLSVTELLWNDGFVRKTVIILFLAAIWEAYGVALDNPLLFPTLHDTIVTMYERVKDGTIPMRAWASLKVLFMGYSAGIVLAAIFTVLAISTRIGTDFLETVTAMFNPLPAIALLPLALIWFGLGNGSLVFVLIHSVLWPVALNTHSGFKSVSNTLRMVGRNYGLRGLPYVAKILIPAAFGSILTGLKIGWAFAWRTLIAAELVFGVSSGQGGLGWFIFENRNLLDIPAVFAGLLTVIIIGLFVENLIFRAIERNTVQKWGTQS